AGCCTTTGGCGTTTTTTGGGCAGTAGTCGGCGCATATCGGCTACTACCCCAAAGGCACTGATGCCGCCTGCCACATGGCGCACCTGATAGCCGTAAGAAAACTCTATGGCTTTGATTTTCAACATTATTCCAAAAGAAAACCCACTGAGGGCACGCCTTTGCGCTAAGCCTAACTCCTGCCGATGGAGCACGTTGTAACCCGTTCGCAACTGAAAATTGGGATGCAGCACCAACTCTCCGCCCACTACGAGCCGACGTGCAAATCGCTGAAAGTTGTTGGTTGCGTTAAATAGCGGGTTGCCGTTCGCATCAAACCCCGCAGGCCGCGAAGGGTCATTGTACACAATGTCGCCGCGGGGGGCTAATTGCCACGCAGTCAGGGAGAACCGCATCGGCATTTTTTCGGGTTTAAAACTGATGCCCAACTGTGCATCAAAGGGCATTACCCAATCCGAAGCATCGGTGTAGTTGCTCATGGCAAAACCGATGTTGCGCACCGTCAGCCCTACGCTGAAATCTTTTCGGGGATAGCGAAACAGTGCGCCTGCATCTGCCAGCACGGCAGTTGAATTAAAAGCAGCAACAGAAGAACCTGCTATTTTGAGCGTTGCACCCAGTGTAAACGGCGCAATGGTATGTGCATAATTGAGCGCAAGTACGTATTCGGCTGCCGAAAAATCGCCTGTTGGCGCACCCGTAGGGTCAAAGCCCTGAAACTGTCCGTAGCCGATGTATTGTAAGCCAATGCCTAACCGCTGATGCTTGCGCACAGGCAACACATACGCCAGCGAGGTATGCAGAGCCTGTCCGGTAAGCGATTGAAACTGCAAAGCCGCCTGATAATTCGCCGAGTCCGTATTCAGTGCAGGATTGCTCAGCCACAGCGAGGCATCGGCACCGACAGAGGCCACCTGTACGCCACCCTGTGCTACCGTGCGGGCATTGGGCGGCAGTTGCAGAAAACTGAAACTCTGCCCTCCGCCGATTTGAGCTTCGGCAAAAAGCGGCAGCAGAAAAGCTAAAATAAGTTTGCCGCAAAGAGCATTAAGCATTTTGTTCTTTTCCCCTGCAAAGGGCACCGAGTTTGTCATTCTTTTGGCCGCAGAGAAAACGCTAAATTTGTTTAATGCCATTTGCTACAATTGGTGAGGAAACGAAGAATCGTAATGCTCTACTCAAAATCGGCATAGAGTAAGTATTTTTTGCGCATGGCTTTGTATGCAGCCAAGTCTTTCGCCCAAGTGGCGCGAATGGCTTCCTCGCTCATGCCTGCGGCAATTTGTTTGCGGAGTTCGCCCGTTCCTGCCAGTTTTTCAAAGAAAGGAATAAAAAACTTATCCTTCTGAGGTGCTAAGCGGTACATTTCCATCAGCGGTTGCAGGCTGAATCGGAAGTTGCTCACATCCATCGTGCGATAGTCTATGCCGTAGCAGGTTACGTCTTTATACGGCGGATTTTTTGCGCCCTCGGTGCTTCGCGGTGTAAAACTGTATGTTTTATCGGGGTTCTCCGGAAAACCAATCATCTGAAAAGGGGCTTCCGTACCTCTGCCCACGCTTACAATTGTTCCTTCAAACAAACACAGGCTTGGATACAAGGCAATGGCACGGTCGTTGGGCAGGTTTGGCGACGGCCGCACAGGCAGCGAATAGCGCTTCGTATGGTCATAATGAAGGCACTTGATAACTTGCAGGCGACACTTTACGCCGTTAGCCAGCCACCCTTCGCCATTAATCATTTGTGCCAGTTCGCCCACGGTCAGCCCGTGTACAATGGGAATGGGCTGCATACCCACAAACGATTTATACTGCATGTCCAGCGTAGGGCCATCCACATACCAGCCGTTGGGGTTGGGGCGGTCTAAAACGATAAGGTCTTTATTTTGCTCGGCGCAGGCCTCCATGAGCAAATGCATCGTATTAATATAGGTGTAAAAGCGTGTGCCCACATCCTGAATATCAAAAACTACGACATCTACATCTGCCAAATCCTCGGGCAGCGGCTTAACTCGCTTGCCGTAAAGGGAAATTACGGGTAAACCTGTGCGTTTATCTTTCTCATTATCAACCTTTTCACCCGCATCCGCCGTTCCGCGAAAGCCGTGTTCCGGCGCAAAAATTTTGACAATATTGACTTTTTGTGCCAGCAACGTATCCACAACATGGGTTTTTCCGATAGCTGCCGTATGGTTTACCGTTAAGGCAACCCGTTTGCCCTGTAAAGCAGGCAGGTATTCCGAAAAACGGGCAGCACCCGGCAGAATATCGCTGTTTGTAGCGCTACTTGACTGATTAGCAGCCGTTTGTGCCGTTCCGCAAGCAACAAGCGACAACCATGTGATACTTGCCAGACAAAGCCGGAAGGCGGTTTTCATCAATGGATGCATAAGTAAAAAATTGGACATGAAACAAAGGGGCATTAAATTGCCACTCCTTCAAAGGTAATGAATTGAATGGTTTTTAGGGATTGATGGTTCAAGGAAAAAAAAAGGCGACTTCTTTTACGTGGCTGATTGCCTCTCGGTTGCAAGACAACAGCCTGACAGGTAATTTCTCGACATTGGTTACGCGCATCGCCGTGGCGAGTATTACCATTGGCGTAGCTGCCATGATTCTGTCTTTCATGATTTTTGAAGGTTTTAAACATGCCATTCAGGAAAAAATTTTCAGCCTTGCAGGACACATCCGCCTGACTAAGTTTGACGGCGGCAGTTCTCCCGAAGGTTCACCGCTGCCGCTCAACACCCAATTCCTGAAAAAAGCCTCTCAAATTCAAGGACTTGCCCGCGTAGAACTCTACAGCCAAAAGTCGGCACTGCTCAAAACCGATGAGGAAGTGATGGGGGTACTTATCAAAGGCATAGACAGCAAGTCAGACAGTAGTTTTTTTGCAAAAAATCTTATCAGTGGCAGATTTCTACAATTCCCCGATACGGCGGCACATTCACCCGACCTGATTGTTAGCAAGCGAATAGCCGACAAGTTGAAACTGCAAGTGGGCGACCGACTGACGGCTTACTTTATTCAAGAGCCGCCCAGAGCACGCAGGCTAACCATTTGCGGCATCTACCAAACGGGATTAGAGGATTTTGACGAAATGGTTGTACTGGCAGATAACCGCATGATACAGCAACTCAACCGATGGGGAGATACGCTCACAGGCGGTTATGAAATCTATATCCGCGATTTCAGCAAACTGACACAAGTGGCAGAGGAGGTGTACGATGCGATGGATTACAGTATGCAAATGGAAACCGTGGAGGGCAGATATGCCCACTTTTTTGACTGGTTTATTATGCTCAACCGAAATGTTACCGTATTTTTGACGATTATTTTATCGGTTGCGGCCTTTAATACCATATCCATCCTGATTATCCTGATGATGGAACGCACACAAATGATTGGGTTATTGAAAGCCATGGGAGCATCCAATCGGCAAATCAGGGCTATTTTCTTTTGGAAGGGTATACGCATCCTTACCAGAGGGTTGCTTTGGGGCAACCTATTGGCACTTGGCTTGGCTGCCGTGCAATATTATTTCCACCTCATCCCCTTAGACCCCGAAAACTATTACATGGAAACAGTACCCATTCAATGGGATTGGTTAGCATTCGCCATTGTCAATCTGCTGACTACCATGGTGGTTGGCAGCGCTATTTTTCTGCCAACCGCCCTCACCGCACGTATTACGCCCGTAAAGGCTATCCGATTCAATTGATATTGTCGCCAACGGTTGAACAACCGGAATACATCAAATAAGCATACGGATTGTTGCGAAAAATATATTTTTCTGACTTTTTCATCCAAAATTGGGAATATAAACCCCGAAAAGCTGTTTTATTTTGCTTACGCAGCATATCTCCCTCTCAAAACGATAGCGCCAGCGAAGAGCCGATAAACCAATTGCCCGTAGCGGGTCGGTTGTCGCGGTCGGTGAAGATGGCATCGCGGCGGCTTTGGAAGGTGCGCAATTCGGTGCGCCAAAGCAAGTTATTGCCTAATCGGCGGTCTATATTGACCGAATAGCCGAAAGTCTGAAAGCCGTTCGGGCTGCCTGTGGCAACAATAACTTCGTTGGGGTCGGCGTAGTACTCCGCACGGGCTGCCACCGACCAATCGGAAGCGACGGGTTTCAGGCGCACAATCGCAATGGGCGAATACCAAACGTGCATTTGCCTACTGCTTGGGCGTTGCTGCTGTGCGCCGATGTCCAAACCCGCAATTAGCCCCAGTGCGGGCGTGAGTTGAAATTGCCCGTAGAGGCTGTGGAAGTAGCGCATCAGCCGCGCACTGTCGGGCGTGTCGCTGCCGATGAACGAACTGCTGCCAATGGTGATTTTTTCGTTGGGCATGTAGTTTATCTGATGACCAAAGGCAGGCGTTTGATTGCCCGGTACGCGCTGTATCCGCTGCCAGCCGTTCAGTACCAAGCCGCCGAGCAGCCACTGCCCGTTGTCGGATGTGTAAGTAATTTTTGCACCCGAAAGATAGTAAGGCGCGCCTTCCGCTACCAAACTGCGCGTCATCGTCCAGCAATCAGCACCGATAGCCCCCTCAAAACCCAAGTGCGAGGCAAAAACGCCCGCGTCTAACCATAAATTTTTTTGGGCAGCAAGTTTTACGCCTGCATTTGCCTCAAATATATTTTTCAGTACGCCCGGTTCGGCTGCCAAATTGGCATTGGCATATGTGCCTGCCATGAGTGCAAATTTCCCTCTGATGCGATTGTTTTCATATTCCGCCTGAACAAAACCGATGTTTAAGTTCACTTCGTTGTGCCGATTGAACGCATACACAAAGTCTTGGCGGTTGTGGTCGGCAGGGTTGGCGAAATCGTAGATGTAATAAATCTCTGCATAGCAGCTGATTTTCAGGTGCTTATCTTTTTGAACCGCTGCGCTGTCCTGTGCGTTGAGTTGGGCAATGCAGGCTATCCAAAGCATGCAAACGAGCAGGTATTTTTTTGCAGTATCAGCCTTTTCCATAAGTTTTGATGTAAGATGTTCGGGCAAGTTAGCGCGTGTTTATTCATTCAGCCAAAAAAATCCCCTAACTTCGCCCCAAACTTTTTGAATACGAACAGATTATGTTAAGAACGCACACTTGTGGTGAACTGCGCCTGTCGCATGTGGGGCAGCAGGTTACGCTCTGCGGCTGGGTGCAGCGCGTCCGCGACAAAGGCGGGCTGATTTGGATTGACCTCCGCGACCGCTACGGAATCACACAATTATTAATAGAAGAAACTTCCGCTGCGCCCGAGTTGGTGCAGGCAGCCCGCGGATTAGGGCGCGAGTTTGTCGTACAGGCAGCGGGCGAAGTGATTGAGCGCGTTTCCAAAAACAATAAAATCCCGACAGGCGATATTGAAATCCGCCTGCGCGAACTGACCGTTCTCAATTCGGCAAAAGTGCCGCCCTTCCTCATTGAAGACGAAACTGACGGCGGCGACGATTTGCGCATGAAATACCGCTACTTGGATTTGCGCCGCAACGTGGTGCGCCAAAATTTGGAACTGCGCCACCGCATGGCAAAAGCCACCCGCGACTACATGGACAGCATGGGCTTCTTGGAAGTGGAAACCCCCGTGCTGATTAAGTCCACCCCCGAGGGCGCGCGCGATTTTGTAGTGCCGAGCCGACTCAATCCGGGTGAGTTTTATGCCCTGCCCCAATCGCCGCAAACCTTCAAGCAAATTTTGATGGTGGCAGGTTTTGACCGCTACTTCCAAATTGTGAAGTGCTTCCGCGATGAAGACCTCCGCGCCGACCGTCAGCCCGAGTTTACGCAAATTGACTGCGAAATGTCGTTCGTTACGCAGGAAGATATTCTCAACACTTTTGAAGGGCTTGTCAAATATTTATTCAAAACCATCAAAGGTATTGAGTTCGGTAACTTCCGCCGCATGAGCTATGCCGATGCCATGCGCCTCTACGGTTCGGATAAGCCCGATTTGCGATTCGGGATGCAGTTTACCGAACTGAACGACGTAGCCAAAGGCAAAGGTTTTCAGGTGTTCGATGGTGCAGAACTTGTAGTAGGTATTTGCGCCGAAGGTTGCGCCGAGTTTACGCGCAAGCAATTGGACGAACTCACCGAATTTGTCAAGCGCCCTCAAATCGGTGCCAAAGGTTTGGTGTATGTACAATACAAAACAGACGGCACGTTCAAATCGTCGGTAGATAAATTTTTCACGCAAGACGATTTGATGCAATGGGCGGTAAAAATGAACGCCAAACCCGGCGATTTGATGTTGGTGCTTTCGGGCGAAATAAACGCTACCCGCAAGCAACTCAACGAACTACGCCTTGAAATGGGCAACCGCCTTGGCTTGCGCAACAAAGACGTTTACGAGCCGCTCTGGGTGCTGGACTTCCCGCTGGTAGAATGGGGCGAAGAAGAACAGCGTTGGTTTGCCATGCACCACCCCTTCACCTCACCCAAGCCCGAAGACATCACCTTGCTGGACAGCAACCCGGGCGAAGTTCGCGCCAATGCCTACGACATGGTGATTAATGGCGTAGAAGTCGGTGGCGGCTCCATCCGTATTTTTGACCGCGAATTGCAGGCGAAGATGTTCCGTTTGCTGGGCTTCACCGACGAGCAGGCCCGTGCGCAGTTCGGATTTTTGATGGAAGCCTTCGAGTATGGTGCTCCTCCGCATGGTGGTATTGCCTTCGGTTTTGACCGTTTGTGTTCACTCTTTGGCGGTGCGGAATCTATCCGCGACTTTATCGCCTTCCCGAAAAACAACTCCGGCCGCGATATGATGATAGATTCGCCATCCCCTATTGCCGACGAGCAATTGAGAGAACTGAATATCAAGGTGGTATAAAAAACTTCCAACTTTTTTTGGTACAACTATTGCAACTAAGAAACACTGCATTAACTTTGTGCCACGTTTTTGAAACGCAGAAACGAAAAGGAGAGTTGCCTGAGTGGTTAAAGGAGCGGTTTGCTAAACCGTGACCGAGCAATCGGTCCGGGGGTTCGAATCCCCCACTCTCCGCCGTTTTTAGTTTCGGTGTTCGGGGTGTAGCGTAGCCCGGTTATCGCGCCACATTTGGGATGTGGAGGTCGCAAGTTCGAATCTTGCCACCCCGACTTTGAGACCTCATAGCTCAACCGGATAGAGCAACTGCCTTCTAAGCAGTAGGTTGCAGGTTCGACTCCTGCTGGGGTCATTAAGTTGACGAAGACCACTTCAGCATTCAGGCTGAGGTGGTTTTTTGTTTTGTTTCGTATTTATCCGGTCAATCTTATTCACATATGCAAATCAACGATATCTCCGTTACGCTCCACTCTCAATTAGTGGCATGGCCGGGCGGCGTAGGATTTTCTACCTCCCATGCTGCGCGCATTGCCGCAGGCGATGAGGCCAATGTAACCATTATCCACACCAATGCGCATATCGGCACGCACGTAGATGCGCCGCTGCATTTTGTCGATAAAACGCGCCACGTAGCCGATTTGGAACTGTCGCGCATGGTGGGTGCCTGCTCTGTGTTAGACTTTCGCGGACATCGCGTCATTACCGCCCAAATGCTGCAACAGGCAAAGGAAACACGCACGCTGCATCCCCGTTTACTGTTCAAAACCGATAACTCCGCTCTTTGGCACACACAAAACAGTACTTTCTACCCCGATTTTTGCGCCCTGAGCGCCGATGCCGCCGAGTGGGCAGTTGCCAACGATATTCAACTGTTGGGCATTGACTACCTCTCCATCCAACGCTATGAGGACAGTTTTGAAACACACCGCATTATTTTGCGCCAAGAAATTGTCATTCTGGAAGGGCTGGATTTGTCGCAAGTTGAGGCGGGTGATTATATGCTTTGCTGCCTGCCGTTGAAAATACAAGGTGCTGACGGTGCACCTGCGCGCGCAATTTTGATGCCTTTGTAAAAATATTTTTTGCAGGTTTTTCTTAGATTGAAGGCACTAAACCTGACAATCGTATGAAGAAAAACCTGCTTCTTATCCTTTTGTGCTGCCTTTGTACGTGGCAAGTGCACGCACAGCGATTTACCGTTACTTTTTCCAAAGAACAACTCAACAGCCCCGCGGCGGAAGGCAAACCCTATTTTGACGGCCGCCTGCTGTTGATGCTTTCTACCAAAGCCACGCCCGAGCCTCGCTTTTCGGTTACGGACGGCCACCAAACACAACTCATTTTTGGTGTTGATGTGGAAAACTGGAAGCCTGGACAACCGATTATTTTTGACAGCAACGTATTCGGCTATCCGATTGAAAGCCTTGCAAAAGTCCCCAAGGGCGAGTACTATGTGCAGGCACTGCTCCATGTGTACGCCACCTGCCAATTGGCAACAGGGCATACCATCAAAGTACCGATGGACAGAGGCGCAGGGCAGCAATGGAATCAAGAGCCGGGTAATATTTACAGCACACCGCAAAAAATCAATTTTGACCCAAAGACCGCCAATTTTTCCATCAAATTGGACAAAATTATTCCGCCAATTGAAGAGCCGAAAGACACTGAATTTGTTAAGCATATCAAAATCCGCAGCGAGCGGTTGTCCAAGTTCTGGGGGCGCGATATGTACTTAGGTGCGCACGTGCTCGTACCCGATGGCTTTGAGCAGCACCCCGAAGCGCGCTACCCACTCTGCATTTTCCATGGGCACTTCCCTGCCGACTTTGGCGGCTTTCGCACCACCCCTCCCGACCCTGACCTGAAACCCGATTACAGCGAACGTTTCAAAATTTCGGGCTATAACAAAATTGTGCAAGAAGAAGCCTATAATTTTTACAAAAAATGGACAAGCCCGAATTTCCCGCGCTTCCTGATTGTGGAAATTCAGCACGCCAACCCTTACTACGACGACAGCTACGCAGTCAATTCTGCCAACATCGGCCCCTACGGCGATGCAATTATGTATGAGTTGATTCCCGAAATTGAAAAGCGATTTCGCGGTATCGGGCAAGGCTGGGCGCGGTTCATGTACGGCGGCAGTACGGGAGGCTGGGAAGCATTGGCTGCACAGATTTTCTACCCCGACGAGTTCAACGGCTGCTTTGCCGCCTGCCCCGACCCGATTGATTTTCGCGCCTATACACTCATCAATTTGTACGAAGACAAAAACGCATACTACTACGATGCTCCGTTTAAAAAATTGGCACGCCCCGGCCACCGCGACTATCTGGGACAAATCAGTACGACCATAGAGCAGATGAACCAACGCGAGTTGGTATTAGGCACAAAAAGCCGTTCGGGACAACAGTGGGATATTTGGGAAGCGGTTTATTCGCCACAAGGCCCCGATGGCTACCCGCAGCGCATTTTTGACAAAAAAACAGGCGAAATTAATCCCAAAGTAGCCGAATACTGGCGCGAAAACTACGACCTGCGTTATATCCTGCAACGCGACTGGGCTAAACTTGGCCCTAAATTGGAAGGAAAAATCCACATCTATTGCGGCGATATGGACAATTTTTATCTCAATAATGCCGTCTATTTGATGGAGGAATTTTTGGAAAAGACCAAAACCCCCTATTACAACGGTGAGGTGAAATACGGCGACCGCGCCGAGCACTGCTGGAATGGAGACCCGAATCTGCCCAATTACATCACCCGCCTGCGCTACAACACCATGTACGTCCAAAAAATGATGGACAGGATGATGAAAACAGCCCCCGCCGGAGCTGATTTGCGCAGTTGGCGGTATTAGTTTCATATACCTAATCCTGACGGGTTTCAGCGCCCGTCAGGATTAAACATCTGTTTTTCAGCAATTTACAAACAACATTTTTGCAAGCCGCTTGCGCTTTACATGCAATACATAAAGCCGATGCACGCAGGGCGCTACGTATTTGTTATTTATTTTTCTCGGACAGCAACTTTAATAAAACGCCGTTTGTCCAGCCGAAACCGTCCTGAACGGGGTATTCTCCGCCACCGCTTTCAAGGCTCAAATTTTCCACATCGTATTTTTCCAGCATCTTACCTGTAGCTCGAAACACTTTGGTATTCAGGCGAATCCATCGGTTGGCGATAGTATCGGCCACGGCCTCGTGCCTGTAATTCCGCAACCCCTGAATACTGACCCATTGCAGCGGCGCCCAGCCGTTAGGTGCATCCCACTGCTGTCCCGTGCGGTTAGTTGTTGTTACTACCCCTCCTGCTTTTACCAAATATTTGCTGATATTTTTTGCCACACGGCCGGCTTGTTCGGGTGTAACCATTTGAAAAAACAAAGGGAAAGCCATTGCAGCCGAAATCACGCGCTTTTGTTTGCCACTGCGGAAGTCGTAGTCAAAAAACATTCCCTCCGACTCCGACCAGCAATAACGCATCAGGGCATTCTTGCGGGTTTTTGCCTTTTGTTCCCATTGTTTGGCATCGTTCTCACTGCCTGCTGTGCGCTTCGCACGTGCGATAGTACGTTCCAGATTATACAGCAAAGCATTCAAATCCACAGGAATGATATCTGCCGTGCGAATTGTGCTGATTTTATTTGCATCGTCAAACCAACGGCTGCTGTAATCCCAACCCGACTCTGCTCCTGAGCGCAAATGGCGATATACCTCCGCAGCCTCTCTTCCGCTTGCTTGGGCAGTATGAATATCCTCTCGATAGCCCTCCGGACGCGGAGTTGCACGGTCATCGCAATAGCGATTGAGGACACCTCCTGCCAGCTCCACTACCCGACGATGTGTATATAACTCCTGCGAGGGCGTTTCATGTGCACCATCCATCCAAAATGCATATTCTTTTTCTAATTGTGGCAAGTATTTTACCAATATCTGTTCATCTTGTTTTGCATCTGCCAGCAACTGCACCATGGCAGCAAAAAATGGCGGCTGCGAACGGCTCAGATAATATGTACGATTGCCGTTAGGAATAAAACCGACTGTATTAATTAAATGCGCGAAATTATCTACCATATTGGTTATCAAGTCAATACGTCCGGAGGTCTGCAAACCCAACATAGTAAAGTAGGAGTCCCAATAATAGATTTCGCCGAATCGGCCGCCGGGTACAATGTACGGATACGGCAACGGAATCAGCGTACCCTTGCCGGGTGCATCGGCAGGTCTTGCCAGCACATCCCACAACCTATTGATATGCGCCTCCACCGACTGAGAACGGTCGGTTTGGAAGTTATCGGCAGGATTAAGCGGGGCTTCAAAATAGGTATCTACAAAGGTTTTTAGCGAAAAATCAGCCTTGCCGCGTTCAGTGGCATAAAGTGCCAGAATGCTATCGGTCGGTAACTTGGGGGTATAATCGGCAAAAGTTTTGGAGTCGGGGAAAATGCCGGACAGTTGTACCGAGTCAAACAACTCGCCGTATCGCTCATCGGGGCTGAGTTGTACTTTCGCATCGGCAAGGGTTTGCGTGCTATCGGTGGTTTGCTTCTCTTGCTTATCGGGTGCACAGGCAGCTATAATAAGGCTGCAACAAAGCATGTAAAATCTTTTTTTCATTTTTTTTTTCAGACCTATGGTACATCCAAAAATACATTGCTCGTGAACATTTCCATTGCTGTCGGGTTTATGACAGTATGAAAAAATTACTTTTCATAGGCTGCTGTATGGGTCTGTTTGGCTGCAACCCCGACAAAAAAACCAAAGTCAGTACCGAAGAAGTGCACTTTGCGACATCGGCAAGCTCGGTGATGTTTTTCAAAAATGTCAGGCAGATTTATTATGAACGGCAAGAAAACAATGCGGCCAAGGCTACCATCTATCGGATGCGGAACAGAGCGAGGGATAAAAACACTCCACTAATGTATCCTGCCATTGTTTACATGTGGGCACAGGATGAGGCTTCGGTTATTTTAGAGCGCAACGAATGGCTGGCAAATGCTGCGGATACGCTGCACTTTATCTGGCAAGATACCGTCCGGCAAACAAGCGGTGAATATGT
The Rhodoflexus caldus genome window above contains:
- the porQ gene encoding type IX secretion system protein PorQ; the encoded protein is MTNSVPFAGEKNKMLNALCGKLILAFLLPLFAEAQIGGGQSFSFLQLPPNARTVAQGGVQVASVGADASLWLSNPALNTDSANYQAALQFQSLTGQALHTSLAYVLPVRKHQRLGIGLQYIGYGQFQGFDPTGAPTGDFSAAEYVLALNYAHTIAPFTLGATLKIAGSSVAAFNSTAVLADAGALFRYPRKDFSVGLTVRNIGFAMSNYTDASDWVMPFDAQLGISFKPEKMPMRFSLTAWQLAPRGDIVYNDPSRPAGFDANGNPLFNATNNFQRFARRLVVGGELVLHPNFQLRTGYNVLHRQELGLAQRRALSGFSFGIMLKIKAIEFSYGYQVRHVAGGISAFGVVADMRRLLPKKRQRLEITD
- a CDS encoding exo-beta-N-acetylmuramidase NamZ family protein, which produces MKTAFRLCLASITWLSLVACGTAQTAANQSSSATNSDILPGAARFSEYLPALQGKRVALTVNHTAAIGKTHVVDTLLAQKVNIVKIFAPEHGFRGTADAGEKVDNEKDKRTGLPVISLYGKRVKPLPEDLADVDVVVFDIQDVGTRFYTYINTMHLLMEACAEQNKDLIVLDRPNPNGWYVDGPTLDMQYKSFVGMQPIPIVHGLTVGELAQMINGEGWLANGVKCRLQVIKCLHYDHTKRYSLPVRPSPNLPNDRAIALYPSLCLFEGTIVSVGRGTEAPFQMIGFPENPDKTYSFTPRSTEGAKNPPYKDVTCYGIDYRTMDVSNFRFSLQPLMEMYRLAPQKDKFFIPFFEKLAGTGELRKQIAAGMSEEAIRATWAKDLAAYKAMRKKYLLYADFE
- a CDS encoding ABC transporter permease, with translation MVQGKKKATSFTWLIASRLQDNSLTGNFSTLVTRIAVASITIGVAAMILSFMIFEGFKHAIQEKIFSLAGHIRLTKFDGGSSPEGSPLPLNTQFLKKASQIQGLARVELYSQKSALLKTDEEVMGVLIKGIDSKSDSSFFAKNLISGRFLQFPDTAAHSPDLIVSKRIADKLKLQVGDRLTAYFIQEPPRARRLTICGIYQTGLEDFDEMVVLADNRMIQQLNRWGDTLTGGYEIYIRDFSKLTQVAEEVYDAMDYSMQMETVEGRYAHFFDWFIMLNRNVTVFLTIILSVAAFNTISILIILMMERTQMIGLLKAMGASNRQIRAIFFWKGIRILTRGLLWGNLLALGLAAVQYYFHLIPLDPENYYMETVPIQWDWLAFAIVNLLTTMVVGSAIFLPTALTARITPVKAIRFN
- a CDS encoding porin, which encodes MEKADTAKKYLLVCMLWIACIAQLNAQDSAAVQKDKHLKISCYAEIYYIYDFANPADHNRQDFVYAFNRHNEVNLNIGFVQAEYENNRIRGKFALMAGTYANANLAAEPGVLKNIFEANAGVKLAAQKNLWLDAGVFASHLGFEGAIGADCWTMTRSLVAEGAPYYLSGAKITYTSDNGQWLLGGLVLNGWQRIQRVPGNQTPAFGHQINYMPNEKITIGSSSFIGSDTPDSARLMRYFHSLYGQFQLTPALGLIAGLDIGAQQQRPSSRQMHVWYSPIAIVRLKPVASDWSVAARAEYYADPNEVIVATGSPNGFQTFGYSVNIDRRLGNNLLWRTELRTFQSRRDAIFTDRDNRPATGNWFIGSSLALSF
- the aspS gene encoding aspartate--tRNA ligase; translation: MLRTHTCGELRLSHVGQQVTLCGWVQRVRDKGGLIWIDLRDRYGITQLLIEETSAAPELVQAARGLGREFVVQAAGEVIERVSKNNKIPTGDIEIRLRELTVLNSAKVPPFLIEDETDGGDDLRMKYRYLDLRRNVVRQNLELRHRMAKATRDYMDSMGFLEVETPVLIKSTPEGARDFVVPSRLNPGEFYALPQSPQTFKQILMVAGFDRYFQIVKCFRDEDLRADRQPEFTQIDCEMSFVTQEDILNTFEGLVKYLFKTIKGIEFGNFRRMSYADAMRLYGSDKPDLRFGMQFTELNDVAKGKGFQVFDGAELVVGICAEGCAEFTRKQLDELTEFVKRPQIGAKGLVYVQYKTDGTFKSSVDKFFTQDDLMQWAVKMNAKPGDLMLVLSGEINATRKQLNELRLEMGNRLGLRNKDVYEPLWVLDFPLVEWGEEEQRWFAMHHPFTSPKPEDITLLDSNPGEVRANAYDMVINGVEVGGGSIRIFDRELQAKMFRLLGFTDEQARAQFGFLMEAFEYGAPPHGGIAFGFDRLCSLFGGAESIRDFIAFPKNNSGRDMMIDSPSPIADEQLRELNIKVV
- a CDS encoding cyclase family protein, with the protein product MQINDISVTLHSQLVAWPGGVGFSTSHAARIAAGDEANVTIIHTNAHIGTHVDAPLHFVDKTRHVADLELSRMVGACSVLDFRGHRVITAQMLQQAKETRTLHPRLLFKTDNSALWHTQNSTFYPDFCALSADAAEWAVANDIQLLGIDYLSIQRYEDSFETHRIILRQEIVILEGLDLSQVEAGDYMLCCLPLKIQGADGAPARAILMPL
- the treF gene encoding alpha,alpha-trehalase TreF — translated: MKKRFYMLCCSLIIAACAPDKQEKQTTDSTQTLADAKVQLSPDERYGELFDSVQLSGIFPDSKTFADYTPKLPTDSILALYATERGKADFSLKTFVDTYFEAPLNPADNFQTDRSQSVEAHINRLWDVLARPADAPGKGTLIPLPYPYIVPGGRFGEIYYWDSYFTMLGLQTSGRIDLITNMVDNFAHLINTVGFIPNGNRTYYLSRSQPPFFAAMVQLLADAKQDEQILVKYLPQLEKEYAFWMDGAHETPSQELYTHRRVVELAGGVLNRYCDDRATPRPEGYREDIHTAQASGREAAEVYRHLRSGAESGWDYSSRWFDDANKISTIRTADIIPVDLNALLYNLERTIARAKRTAGSENDAKQWEQKAKTRKNALMRYCWSESEGMFFDYDFRSGKQKRVISAAMAFPLFFQMVTPEQAGRVAKNISKYLVKAGGVVTTTNRTGQQWDAPNGWAPLQWVSIQGLRNYRHEAVADTIANRWIRLNTKVFRATGKMLEKYDVENLSLESGGGEYPVQDGFGWTNGVLLKLLSEKNK